The Arachis ipaensis cultivar K30076 chromosome B07, Araip1.1, whole genome shotgun sequence genomic interval tttattcaaaGTGACATTGTAGTTTgctacataaaaaataaaaattaaaactggAAAAATAAATGAACATGGGGATTACAAAGATTTGAACTTTTACAAACACACAACATATATACTATTCAAATATTTATCAGCGGACCTAGCTAGCTAAACCAAAATTACTTCAAATTCAGGTTGATGATCATAAATACATCCAGAATAAAAGGCTATAAACAATGCAGTTATACATAAACAAATTTAATAAACTAGCCGAGTTACACACTATCACGAAGAATTGTTCACCTGGCATAGAACATCTGTAGCGCTCTGGCCACCACTTTCTGCCAGCAACTTGACCCTGAACTTTTGCACCCCAGTTTTTCCATCTTCTTGGGCATCAGCTTTTGGCACCGCTTTCACGATCTTACTTGAGACAGAAGAAGATTCATTCTGAGAGGGAAAACTGATGGACCTTCCATAATCATCGAACGTGGTTGAGGACCACGTCGAAGATTTAGGAGCTGTGCCACGCGCACCGTAGGGCTCCACCTTGCCCCCTTCATAAGCATACACACCATCACCATAGCCTTCATCGTAGCTCGAAACTGATCCCAATTCTGAACGGCTCCGATTAAGGCCTCCGAAATCGTCAAAATATGCACCGCCGTGATCGGCTTTCACTGGATTCTGGTAGGGGCTATCGTATGAGGGAACCGGAGGAACGGAGGCTCCGGCGTGAGTGTACGGTGCCGAATTGTACAAAGAGGAGTACGAGGAACTGGGATTGGACTCGGAGGGAATTGAGGAGATTGGAGGAGGGGCGTAATTCGGAGTGGTTTGATGCTGATCATAGGGCGGGAAATAGGGCTGGTTCTGCGAAGGTGGTTGATGGTACGAAGGGTGAGAATCGAAGGTGGAATTGAATGAGGGGAGGTTAGGGTTAACGGAGGTTGGAGGGTAGGAAGGAGCGGTGGGTGCGGCGGTGGAGGGTGGTGGAAGAGGCTCGGGGTTTGGGGGGTATGGGGAATACGTGGTGGTCGTGGCGGTGGCGTATTGGGTGTAATCGGGTGTGACGGGGGGTGCGGAAGCGTATAGATTGGAGGGGTTGGGATTAGGGTTTTGGAGGTGTGGGAATTGATAATATGGAGCGGAGGTGTAATCTCCTTGATGCATTGCTGATTCTGATTGTAAGCAGCACGGCGAAGAAGAGATCACCCTAGGGTTGGAGTTTTGATGATATGATGAAGAATTGGAGTAAGGAATATTGTTGGATTGGgaattgtgaattgtgaattCAGAATCAGAGGACATGCAAATGGGAAAGCAAGTTTCTAGAAGTTGATCTCTCTAAGAAAACCACTATATGTCGCTGTGCAATATCGTTAGGAAAGAGACAACGAAGAACAGCAGAGTGGAAGAATGGTTACGATTACGCGAAACTTCTTGAGCATTACCAAGGTGTCAAATATTATTGAGGAGAGCATTAACTTGTCACTTTGATTGTTGAGCCTTGAGCGTCCAGTATATAATAATTAAGTTAAAGATAAATTATTCTGTTACTCAatataatcttttcaaatttataaccagtggaaacaaaaataacaaattaaaattaaattctaacaaaattaaaattaaaataatgctATTAAAAacaattttgttttattctaAGTCTGGTATATAATTagttaacaagaataataaacaCAATTATTTTTAGATGAATTTCATATATGTTAAGAAATTATTTAGTgagtaattcataattttagatgtgttaaaaaattatttaggttAAAAAACATACAAGCATGAAGTTCAACGAATTTTAGATGtataccaaaaatattttgtgtattATCTTATTATTTAGATGTGCTAAAAAACATATGATAAAATAATATTCAAACACAATATAACtttacatgataaataataagtaaaatcATTAAAAGAGACTTATCAAATAGTATTTTGATGCCTAATGTAAGAGAATTAATTAATTTGTAAACTGGCTAGTTTAGAAAGTGTTTTCTTAATTATATTTGTTGAACCTTCTTGAATTTAACTGTGGAGGGTGTAGATTAAAAAAATgggataaaatatttttataatacagTGAACTGTATGGCTAAAACAGTTATTTTTAGcgcaaaattttatttaaagtgATTTCaactttgttaaaatttttaattttggattAACTTAGACATAACATCTGCCATTTAGTTTGGCtagttttccttttcttgttttgtttagttactaaagaaaaatgagtaaaaaagataaattattttgtatccttcttaaaaaaatattgaatggAGAGGTGGTTAGATTATTAGGTaactattatatttattttaatttaagttaaataaaatttaaaatgattctttaaaaataggaaatgtaactaattaagaaataaTATAATAGAGTAGTTAGATTAAAAGAATATTTAAAAATAGAATGATTATTggataaatattatttttcatatataattagattaaaatattattttaatctttaATATTTAagtcaaattttaatttaattattaatgtaCTAACATTTCAAACATCCTAATTCAATTTTGagaaaatctaaaaaattaaCTAGATTGCGAAATATCGGCCAACTATAATGTGGACTGTAATAAAGAAAGTCCAATAAtaccaaaatatatatatattcgatAACATTACTCAAATCTAACTCTAATTTGATTTCTCATTGTTACTCACCGTGAAAAAAAATTGCACACTCTATCTTTTCCTTCCACTTCCATTATGTTGTTTATGGTGTCATTTTCATCTCCCGCTCCAC includes:
- the LOC107609878 gene encoding protein FREE1 encodes the protein MSSDSEFTIHNSQSNNIPYSNSSSYHQNSNPRVISSSPCCLQSESAMHQGDYTSAPYYQFPHLQNPNPNPSNLYASAPPVTPDYTQYATATTTTYSPYPPNPEPLPPPSTAAPTAPSYPPTSVNPNLPSFNSTFDSHPSYHQPPSQNQPYFPPYDQHQTTPNYAPPPISSIPSESNPSSSYSSLYNSAPYTHAGASVPPVPSYDSPYQNPVKADHGGAYFDDFGGLNRSRSELGSVSSYDEGYGDGVYAYEGGKVEPYGARGTAPKSSTWSSTTFDDYGRSISFPSQNESSSVSSKIVKAVPKADAQEDGKTGVQKFRVKLLAESGGQSATDVLCQIGLDGIRMLDPDTSRTLRIYPLENITGCDRLDSATFAFWSKSPVDIEPRRIRLQSNSYTTNTLLDTVIAATIQFKEMNGSSRRPPEPLKANEQPTERKKGFGDWMNLIKPANEEKDHWVPDEAVSKCKDCQTDFGAFNRKHHCRNCGDIFCDKCTQGRIALTADANAQPVRVCDRCMAEVTQRLSSAKESSSKPVLQSHEDLARKLQEELQRNQKTSGSTSGGSGRRTREVACPICTVYLQVQVPSSGSETIECGVCQHPFLVSAH